In Myxococcus stipitatus, the genomic window GGGCCCCATGGGGGGCGTGGAGCCTCGCGCGGCCTTCTCCACCGCCTCGCGGTTCTCCTCGATGTACTTCTCGACCGCGTCGTCTTCGATTTCCAGGTCCCGCAACACACCCGGGTAGACGAAACGGAAGGCGGGAGACTCCTCGTCTCCCCGCAGGCGGAAGCTCATCTTGAGCACCGCCGCGCCATACAGCTTGTCCTTGAGTCCCTTCGCCTTGCCCATGCTTCGTTCCCCCTCACTCGTCGAGGTCGTCCTCGTCATCATCCGGCAGCAGGCTCCGCTTGGGCAGCGGCGCGGGCTTCTCCGGGGTGAACACGACGCGGCGGTTGCGGCCCTCTCCCTCGGCCGCCACCTTCACGCCCGCGGTGCCCTCCACGGCCTTCATCACGCGCGAGCGGTCCTCCGGCTTCATCGCGGCGAGCGCGTAGAAGCGCCCCAGCCGCGCGGACTTCTCCGCGAGCTGCCGGGCCGCCTCACGCAGCGCCGCGTCCTCCTCCACCGTCAAGCCCCGCTCGTCCACGGCCTCCGCGCGGGGCGCGGGAGCCGGACGGGCGGCCTGCTGGGGCTGTCCTCGCCCCTGCTTCTGCTGCTGCCCGGGCGCCTGCTGCTGCGGCGGCGCGGCGGCGCGAGCCGGGGCCTGCTGGGGCGCCTGCGGCGGCGGCTGGGCCTGCGCGGCCGGGGCCTGCGGCTCGCGACGCGGCCGGGGCTCCGGGTGCGCGCCGGCGCCGAGCATCACCCAGCGACGCTCCACGCCGGGGCGGTGGAGCATCTTGTTGAGCAGGAACTGGAGCGAGTCCAGCACCTGCCCCCGCCGGCCCTGCTCCACGCCAGGGGGAGGGCCCGCCTCGAAGTGCAGCGCGACGGACAGGCTCCCATCCGCCGCGTCCTGCATGTCCAGCCGGGCGGGGAAGCCCATCAGCCCGAGGATGTCACCCAGGAGCTTCTCCACGCGCGGACGGAAGTCCGCCCCCGCGCTCGCCGGAGTCGCCGGCTGGGTCTGCGGCAGCTCGCTCACTTGCGTCTTCCTCCCGCGGCCGCCACCGCGGGCGTGCCTCCACCCGTCTGCGGCTTGTTGCGGTCCAGCCACTTCCTCAGCCCGTACTGCTGGGCGATGGAGAGGATGTTGTTGGTGAAGATGTAGAGGGACAGGCCCGCCGGGTACTGCAGCAGCGTCAGGGTGAAGATGACGGGCACGAACCAGGTCATGATCTTCGCCTGCGTCGCATCCATCATCTGCGGCTGCATCTTCTGGGTGATGACCATCGACACGCCCAGCGCCAGCGGCAGCAGGTACGTGGGGTCCTTGTAGGTCAGGTCGCGCCAGACGGGGCCGAAGAAGGGCTCACCGTACAGGTCGAAGCTGTTGCGCAGCGCCGTGAACAAGGCGATCCACACCGGCATCTGGATGAGCAGCGGGAGGCACCCGCCCAGCGGGTTCACCTTGGCCTCCTGGTACAGCTTCATGATCTCCAGGTTCTGCTGCTCGCGGTTGTCCGCGAACTTCTTGCGGATCTCCTCCATGCGCGGCTGGAGCTTCTTCACCTCTTCCATGCTGACCATGGAGCGGTAGGTGAGCGGCAGCAGCACCAGCTTCACCACCACGGTGAGCAGGATGATGGCCACGCCCCAGTTGCCCGTCAGGCCGTGGAAGAACTTCATCACCGCGAGGAGGATCTTGCAGATGACCGCCCAGATGCCGAAGTCGACCGTGTCCTCGAGGGCCGGGTGGAACGCGCCCGCGGCGCCCAGGCCGGCCGTCTCGCGCAGCGCGGGGCCCGGCACGACGGACATCAGGTCCGGGTCCTTGGGGCCCAGGTAGCCGCCCAGCCGCAGCGTCACCGTCTCGCCGGGGGCCACGCTGAGCGGGAAGGCCGCCGTCACCTGGCGCGCGGTGGGCGTCGCCTCCAGGATGCAGTGGCCGGCGCGCGGACCCTCCAGCGGGTAGAGCGCGGAGAGGAAGTACTGCTGGTTGATGCCGAAGTAGTGGATCTGCCCCTTCGTGTCCTCGGGCTTGTCGTCGCCCGGGTTCATGTTGTGGAGCTTCTCGTCCACGAAGCAGGCGGAGCGGCTCAGGTTGCCCACGCCACCGAAGAAGGACGGCGCGTGCTCGAAGTTCGGGTCGATGGCGCGGGCGTAGTGCACCCGCAGCTCGCCGTTCTGCGCCTGGGCGGACGTGTTCTTCACCTGGATGGTGTAGACGAGCTCGAAGCCCTCCTGGGGCCACTGCAGCTTCTTCACCACCTCCCACGGGCCCTGGCGGCCGGTGAAGGTGACGGCCTCCGCGTTGCCCTGGGCGCTCTCGTCCACCGCGTAGGGGACGTTGGCGGGCAGGGGGCTGGAGCCCTCGATGGTGACCGACAGCGGCAGCGGCTGGCCCGGCACCGGCTGCGCCAGGTTCATCTGCGGCGGCGGCGGGATCTCCTTGCCGAACAGCTGCTGGAAGCCCTGGGCGAGCGTGAGCGAGTGCTGCTCGCGCATCTTCGCGCCCTGCAGCTGCGCCGACGTCAGGCCCGCGCCCGTGGTGCTGAACCGGTAGACGGACTCCTTGCGGGTCAGCGTCACCTGGCGCTCGGGCGGCGGGGGCGTGGCCTCGGCCGGAGTGCCGGTGGAGGGCGGCGTCTCACCGGAGGGCGGCAGGGCGGCCTGGGCGCCGGTGCCCGCGTCGCCTCCGACCTGGGCGGCCACGCCCGCGTCCCCGCCCGCCGCCTCCGGCGGCGGCTTGGGGGGAAAGAGGTACATCCATCCGGCGGTGACCGCGAAGGACAGCAGCAGGGCGACCAGCAGCCGCTTCTGGGAGTCGTTCGACTGGGGCGAGAGCGGATCGTTCATAGTGTTCCCTCCCCACGGGGGAGGGCGCGGCAAGAGGTGGAAGCCCCGTCACGGCACCGGGTCGATACCACCCGGGTGGAAGGGCTGGCAGCGCATGAGCCGCCAGAGGGTGAGCCAGGAACCCTTGAGACCGCCGTGCTTTTCCAGCGCCTCCATGGCGTAGGTGGAGCACGACGGATGAAAGCGGCACACCTTGGGGAGGAAAGGGCCGATGCACTTCCGGTAGAACCGGATGGGCAGCGAGATGACGAAGGCGAGCGGGCTCATTTCAGAGGCTCCTTCGGCTTCGACTCGGCGGCCGGCGGGAGCCGCTGCAGCTTGCGAGTGACACCGTCGAAGGCGCGCGCGAGCACCGGGAAGGAGGCGTCCTTCGCGGACGAGCGCGCCACCAACACCACGTCCAGGCCCTGGGGCCATTGCATGCGACGCTTGCGGAACAGCTCGCGCAACACGCGTCTGAGGCGCGCCCGTACCACCGCGTTACCCACCTTGCTCGACACGGTGAGGCCAACACGGGAGTACGTCCGGCCATTGCGCTTGTAGAGGGCCAGGAGACAGTCGGAAGGGACCTTCTGCCCGCCTTCCTGGACCTCGAGGAACTCACGCCTGCCGAGCAGGCGCAGGGCCTTGGGGAAGCGCTGGTCTGCCGGGCCTCGCGGGCCCGGCGTCGCACCCTCGGCCTTCACACGCGCGCTCGCTTACTTCTTCGCGGCGGACACGACCAGCCGCTTGCGGCCCTTCGCGCGGCGGCGCTTGAGGACATCCCGGCCGGACTTGGTTCCGTTCCGCTTGCGGAACCCGTGGGTACGGTTGCGGCGCAGCTTCGACGGCTGGTACGTGCGCTTGGACACGGCTGAAACTCCTTGATGATGAGGCGGC contains:
- the yidD gene encoding membrane protein insertion efficiency factor YidD, with the translated sequence MSPLAFVISLPIRFYRKCIGPFLPKVCRFHPSCSTYAMEALEKHGGLKGSWLTLWRLMRCQPFHPGGIDPVP
- the rnpA gene encoding ribonuclease P protein component, with amino-acid sequence MKAEGATPGPRGPADQRFPKALRLLGRREFLEVQEGGQKVPSDCLLALYKRNGRTYSRVGLTVSSKVGNAVVRARLRRVLRELFRKRRMQWPQGLDVVLVARSSAKDASFPVLARAFDGVTRKLQRLPPAAESKPKEPLK
- the yidC gene encoding membrane protein insertase YidC, with translation MNDPLSPQSNDSQKRLLVALLLSFAVTAGWMYLFPPKPPPEAAGGDAGVAAQVGGDAGTGAQAALPPSGETPPSTGTPAEATPPPPERQVTLTRKESVYRFSTTGAGLTSAQLQGAKMREQHSLTLAQGFQQLFGKEIPPPPQMNLAQPVPGQPLPLSVTIEGSSPLPANVPYAVDESAQGNAEAVTFTGRQGPWEVVKKLQWPQEGFELVYTIQVKNTSAQAQNGELRVHYARAIDPNFEHAPSFFGGVGNLSRSACFVDEKLHNMNPGDDKPEDTKGQIHYFGINQQYFLSALYPLEGPRAGHCILEATPTARQVTAAFPLSVAPGETVTLRLGGYLGPKDPDLMSVVPGPALRETAGLGAAGAFHPALEDTVDFGIWAVICKILLAVMKFFHGLTGNWGVAIILLTVVVKLVLLPLTYRSMVSMEEVKKLQPRMEEIRKKFADNREQQNLEIMKLYQEAKVNPLGGCLPLLIQMPVWIALFTALRNSFDLYGEPFFGPVWRDLTYKDPTYLLPLALGVSMVITQKMQPQMMDATQAKIMTWFVPVIFTLTLLQYPAGLSLYIFTNNILSIAQQYGLRKWLDRNKPQTGGGTPAVAAAGGRRK
- the rpmH gene encoding 50S ribosomal protein L34, translated to MSKRTYQPSKLRRNRTHGFRKRNGTKSGRDVLKRRRAKGRKRLVVSAAKK